One Schistocerca cancellata isolate TAMUIC-IGC-003103 chromosome 1, iqSchCanc2.1, whole genome shotgun sequence genomic region harbors:
- the LOC126164032 gene encoding gustatory receptor 23a-like yields MGIVCGQLLRSTRPPAGSEAELEELATRAGQPGAAGAAGADVRRLQRARMALHRFARLCSLHFGPTLLLALLDDFVVMTCTAYWLMVLASQTDRSVGILVNVFALTSALCRQLAVCWVCSSAAERADRAGLLLSRLQPLLRPGPALDVLQLPVDRLRVSAMGFCDINLQTFTTTVSAAVTHLVILVQFQK; encoded by the coding sequence ATGGGCATCGTCTGTGGGCAGCTGCTGAGGAGTACCCGGCCTCCGGCGGGCAGCGAGGCTGAGCTGGAGGAGCTGGCGACGCGAGCAGGACAGCCGggtgcggcgggggcggcgggggcggatgTGCGGCGGCTGCAACGCGCcaggatggccctccaccgctTCGCCCGCCTCTGCAGCCTCCACTTCGGACCCACACTGCTGCTGGCCCTCTTGGATGATTTCGTAGTCATGACCTGCACTGCCTATTGGCTTATGGTCCTAGCTTCACAAACAGACAGGAGTGTGGGTATACTTGTCAACGTGTTTGCACTTACTAGCGCCCTGTGTCGCCAGCTGGCGGTGTGCTGGGTGTGCTCCTCTGCGGCTGAGCGCGCCGACAGAGCTGGTCTGTTGCTGTCGAGGCTGCAGCCCCTGCTGCGTCCCGGGCCAGCACTCGATGTTCTGCAACTTCCTGTCGACAGACTACGAGTTTCCGCCATGGGGTTTTGTGACATCAACCTCCAGACCTTCACAACTACTGTTAGTGCTGCAGTCACTCATCTCGTGATACTTGTTCAATTTCAAAAGTAA